From the genome of Candidatus Polarisedimenticolia bacterium, one region includes:
- the pilO gene encoding type 4a pilus biogenesis protein PilO: protein MDFKNLPFWGQVALVAMLCVTMVCVAFWAFPNFSQMQQQNQADTKRLEDLQTDIRRGAAIEAKLPEFEREIANLQKKLEDLLQILPTEPETGELLKWVKNLTDQSNLDLQRFDPGALKPVEFYREFPINMDVVGDYHDLGVFFDRISKYSRIINVDNVQISANSSGKGSIHSTFTATTFVYDDKAASNQGSPQ, encoded by the coding sequence ATGGACTTCAAGAATCTACCGTTCTGGGGGCAGGTCGCCCTGGTGGCGATGCTCTGCGTCACGATGGTGTGCGTGGCCTTCTGGGCCTTCCCCAACTTCAGTCAGATGCAGCAGCAGAACCAGGCGGACACCAAGCGACTGGAGGATCTCCAGACCGATATCCGGCGCGGCGCGGCCATCGAAGCCAAGCTGCCGGAGTTCGAAAGGGAGATCGCCAACCTCCAGAAGAAGCTCGAGGACCTTCTCCAGATCCTGCCGACGGAGCCCGAGACCGGAGAGCTGCTGAAGTGGGTGAAGAACCTGACCGACCAGTCGAATCTGGACCTCCAGCGGTTCGATCCCGGCGCGCTGAAGCCGGTGGAGTTCTACCGCGAGTTCCCCATCAACATGGACGTCGTGGGCGACTACCACGATCTGGGAGTGTTCTTCGATCGGATCAGCAAGTACTCGCGCATCATCAACGTGGACAACGTTCAGATCTCGGCTAATTCCTCGGGGAAGGGGAGCATCCACTCCACGTTCACGGCCACCACGTTCGTCTACGACGACAAGGCCGCCAGCAACCAGGGGAGCCCGCAATGA